In Liolophura sinensis isolate JHLJ2023 chromosome 2, CUHK_Ljap_v2, whole genome shotgun sequence, a genomic segment contains:
- the LOC135462958 gene encoding uncharacterized protein LOC135462958, which produces MISKEASSGTIDVMDTFPIKSMEELDGMENKIEDREIAKSLVNQLSLIGGSNLKEATRWVMSQTISHNVALNLNWAGRKGWKGQQTEPKRAFGGLRLCAAMKKSMLKNVAFKTTEDQVEREMMIWLRNACDRHGGRKRRAESQATVSVVTVSENSEIAEITENEL; this is translated from the exons ATGATCAGCAAAGAGGCATCGAGTGGCACCATAGATGTGATGGATACCTTTCCGATAAAGTCCATGGAAGAGCTGGAtggaatggaaaacaaaattgaagataGAGAAATTGCTAAATCACTG GTCAATCAACTCAGCCTCATCGGGGGTTCTAATCTTAAGGAGGCGACCAGATGGGTGATGTCTCAAACCATATCCCACAATGTTGCTCTGAACCTTAATTGGGCAGGGAGGAAGGGCTGGAAAGGTCAGCAGACTGAACCGAAGAGAGCATTTGGTGGTCTGCGCCTATGCGCTGCAATGAAAA AATCGATGCTGAAGAACGTTGCCTTCAAAACAACAGAAGACCAGGTCGAGAGAGAAATGATGATATGGCTTCGCAACGCCTGCGACAGGCATGGGGGCAGGAAGAGGCGCGCTGAGTCTCAAGCCACTGTGTCCGTAGTGACTGTTTCGGAGAACAGCGAAATCGCCGAAATCACTGAAAATGAACTTTGA